In Amphiprion ocellaris isolate individual 3 ecotype Okinawa chromosome 5, ASM2253959v1, whole genome shotgun sequence, the genomic stretch GTCCACTAAGCAGCAGCCTCATCACAGCTGCATGTAAGTGTTACGTGCTGAAGCATAGAtataatgtataaataataatatccACACTCAGGCAAGAAAGTAAAAAGAAAGCTCATTTCAGATAAAAGATTTGCTGCTCTGTTTACTTAggccattttctgtcttctaaaaatcttctttctgtctttttggcCTATTTATTTCCATTATGAAAGGAGTAAAAGCaagtatcttttttttaacttctgtttTTCTACTTCACAGATCACACCatgttgtggatgtttttatcGCTCTCTGCTGTTACAGTCTGGATATTTTAGTCCCTgccttttttcttgtctttctgtAGATGACAGGTTCCCTCCAGATGCTACAGTGGAGTTTATCTTCTCCACTGGCCCAGAAAAAATGAAAGGTGAATATTATCATCAGTCTGCCTGTCATTGCGTTCCTAGATGCATGCATCCTAATCTcatctttaacatttcttttgtgtttcatatcAATACGTCTGCTTTCCAAGGTCGAGAATACCGCAAGAATGATGCCTCCATCAAAGTGGACTACAACACCTCGGATCCTGTGGTCAGATGGGACTCCTATGAGAACTTCAATCTGCACCATCAAGACAGCATGGAAAGTAAGAAACATACACACAGGTGTAAAACACAAGCTTTGCATAAGAGGGTGAAATCAACCATGgcatcacattttcttcttctttctatcagatATCTCTCATACGAGGGGGCCTCTGGACGGCAGCTTGTACGCTCAAGTGAAAAAGCGCCGTGGACCAGGTGCAACTGCCTCAGCAGCATCACCCAATGGATGCCTCACTAGCAGCCCAACGGTGAAGCCCCAAGCTCCCACCCAGCCCCAGCCTCTTACCTACAGCCCCAACTCCAGCTGCTCCTCGGTCCCCTCTGATCGCCCCGGAGACACCTCTCCATCCATGGACTGTCCTGAAAAAGACAACATTGACTCTCCATTGAGGAGAGGAGATGGGGAAGATAGAGCAAAGGAGaaggcaagaggaaaagaaagggaTAGAGAAACAGCAATTTTAGATGATGGAGACCCTTCGAGTCCTGGGGGTTTGAGGCGAGAACAATCATGCTGCAGTCGAGCAAGTATGAAGTGTGTTGATGTGGGATGGGAGCGGGACAGAGAGCTCTGTCTCTCCAATGGTCACTGTCTCGGACGATGCAACAGCATTAAAAACCACCCAAAAAGCCAAACTCTGCCAGCGTTACCATCCAAATCGGTGTCTCCTCCTCCCCTTTCAGCTCATATGGAACTCTGCCATCGTCATAGTGCCCATCCTTTACCAGAGTTACCATGGGAACGTtcacctccccctcctccatccctgCCTTGTCTCCACAGGCCATGCTACCCTTATCCCACTCATGAACACCCACACAGTCACACCCTGCCAGCCTCAAACAGACTCTACACTGGGGAGGAGTGTCATCTTTTCCATTATTCCAGCCACGGCCCAGGCTCTCACCTCTCCCCACACCAGTCGCAGCCATCGAGCCCTTACAGAGAAATGTTCTTCGGCTCTCCCAAACCTTCGTCTGGTTGCCACTGTCAGGACTGCTCCAGCAGGCGAGAGCTCCAGTCAGTCAGAACATTCCACCCACTGCACCCAGACCAGGCTGAAAACCCACACTGGTCCCAAGGAGCAGGGGTACAACGAACAAGAGAGGCACCTCCGCTATGGGAAACTGAAAATCCATGGGAGATGACAAGAGAGGCAGAGTTCTGGCAGTGCAAACCAGCCATGCCAGCATTTCGCCTCTGTCACTCCACTTTGGACCAGGTTCCAAACCCGGAGCAACCTAGACTTGCCCTCGCACCTCACCAGAACTACCCCATTCCCCATTCACTCTTAGATGTTCGGGATGGAGCCAGCAGTGGATATCACACCCCTCCACAGCCCCGCCACTCCTGCCCCTGTTCTCCTTACCAGTCGTCCCCAGCTGAGAGCCATGAGAGTCGGGGTTATGCCTCGGGGTACTCTGGATCAGCTTCGCCTCTGCCAGCTAGCAGCCCATCTCCTGGGAGAGGAAGGCTGCCTGAGACGCCCTCAGGACCCAGAGACCAGGCGCACACTGAGCATCTCAAAGGTGAATGAGGACAGATCCAGTAGGATGGATTAAGCTTTCTTGCTTTTTGTATCACTCATCGGTCATTTCTTTGTCATACCTTCATCTCATGTCTTTTAATCTTTCCTATCGAAGTGGAAAAGGCCAAGACTGACACAGAGGATGACAAGGTCTCTCAAGGTTCAGAGAGTAAATCTGACTCTAACTGTCAGTCAAGCACCCCTGGATTGGACTCCGACCATGACTATACACTTATTGGTAGCAGCAgcccaacacacacagaagacaGGTgggtaaaatgttcttttttggcTTTTGTAAATGCTGGAAATActcattttcttaaatttttctaAACTTTGCCTTTTCATTAGTGTAACTGCTGATAGCCGTCCTCAAAGCCAAGAAACTTCGACACAACTGGAGTCCAACAGCAAAACTATCACACCAGTACCAACAGAAGCACAAACCCAAACTCCAACCGTATCTATAAACCTCACACAGCCATCAAGTGAGTCCTCTCAGAGCTGGAGTCCGGATCCTAAGGTTGGAGCAGCCAAAGtcacaggaagtgcagatgGTTCTAACCAATCACGTGCTTCAAATTATGCTACTGTCATCATCACTCCAGTCCAAGTGCAGCTCAATGGGTCCGCCCTTCCTACTGATTCCCCATCTGACTGCAGCAGAAGTGTATCAGTGAATCCTTCTACCTCCCTAACGTCTAGTCCTTCCACCACTTCCCCAAACTCTCCTGTTGGCTCCCCAGAGCTGCAGGCATCTCCTCAGCGTTCCGCATCTGCTACAGATGTAGCAGGACAAAGACTGACTCCAGACAGAGACAGCTCAGCCGACACCAAACCTCCATCACCTGTACCTGATGGATATCACACACCAAACTTCCCTTTAGCATCCTATTACTACTCATTATTAAATGTCCCCCATGTCCCATACACCGGGTACACTGCAGTCACTATCCCTGCCATCCAGCCACCACTTCCGGAGAAGAAACGCTTTTCCTCCACAGCTGGATCCCTGAATGGACACAACTCACTCCTCCGGGCCTCCTCGGCTCCGTCCCCCACGCACCACGTTAGTTTCTCCCCTGCTGTGGGGGAGCAGAGACGGGGATCTGCACAACAGAGCAGTAGggaggaggaaaacatcagggTGAATGCTAAGTTTGTCCAGGACAGCTCCAAGTACTGGTACAAACCAGGCATCTCTAGAGACCAAGGTGAGGGGGATAACAAAGGGTGATGAGGGATGGTTGTAGTTAGCATTTTGCAATATATACATTGTCACTGTTTCTTATTTTATGCTACAACACCTTAGCTCTAATGTGTCTTCTCCATCGTAGCCATAGCTGTGTTGAAGGATAAGGAACCAGGAACTTTCCTCATCAGAGACAGTAATTCCTTCCAAGGTGCCTATggtctggccctcaaagtggccACTCCTCCTCCTAATGCCAACATTGCTGGGAGCAAAGGTATCCATTGCACTTtttcacacaaaacatttagcttTTTGTCATGGTTAACACTTCTTAGCCatataaaagtagaaaaaaagaacaaaatcagtAAGTGTATATCTACTGATTTTTCTATGAGGGTTATCTTGACGTGGAATAGGACACTACACATTTTTAGCCTGAATTACACACTAAACCCTTGAAAACGAGGGCATTTACCAGAAAGAGAAGGTCTGAAGTACGACCCAGTTGTGCTGCTTGACGTATACTAGAGACGAAAAGTCAGGATTTTGTACCTGTCATGCCTTCTGTTCATGCATGGAatggaaaacacaaatgagGTACAGTCATGATGGAAAAAACTCCTAGGGTGCATATTATATACAGCACTACATTGTGctatatttttatgtgtttttgctcaCGCATCTTTATAAAATGTGTTCTGCATTGCCTTGGTTTTCATCCTCACTTCCTCCCTccactcctctcctctttcccaGGGGATCCTCTGGAACAGCTGGTGAGACACTTCCTCATCGAGACTGGGCCACGGGGAGTGAAGATCAAGGGCTGTCAGAACGAGTCCTACTTCGGTCAGTTATGTGTCACAATATGTTTCACTTATTTATCTATGTATGAGGCACGGAAAATGATAATTTAagcaaaatttttaaatttactttcTTCTAAGtctccttttctgtttcttttgatCCCTTCAAATCTATACCAGTTGTAACGTTTCACCTCTTTTCTATTTATCACAGGAAGCTTATCTGCCTTAGTGTACCAGCATTCAATTACTCCCATCTCTCTGCCATGTGCCCTTCGCATCCCAGAAAAAGGTAATATTAGTATCATTAGTTAAGCAAATCTGAAGATATCCCATATATTGATATTTAATTGAGTCCATGATGTTTCAGATCTGGTTGGGGAGCTTCAGGAGATGCAGAGTGCAACAAATACCAGCACAGCAGCTGACCTCCTCAAACAAGGAGCAGGTACAACACAAGTTTATTCCACCTTGACTGACAGAAGATTGATCACACATGGTGTAGAAGTTGCAGTTCTTACCTTCAACCAGTTGAGGCTGCTCAAGTCTCACATTTTCACATCGCTGACCTAAAAGAACACGTATTAATATTAATCCACATCTTTTTCATCTTGCTAATGAAACAGCTTGCAACGTGCTCTACCTGAACTCTGTAGAAACGGAGTCGCTAACGGGGCCGGAAGCGGTCTCCAAGGCAACCAAGTGtactttggctctgaatccACGTCCAGTGGCAACGGTGGTCCACTTCAAAGTGTCCTCTCAGGGCATCACGCTAACCGACAGCAAAAGAAGGTACGTCTTAGGAGCTACAATCTTACTTGGCATTTAAAGTACCATGTTTTAATTCAGTGAGTTTCACTGGTTAATTTTAGAAGCGTGTGTTATTGTATTAACTTTTTCATGCAGATGATGATGCAGTTTGTACATGGGGTTTGACACACAGCCTTTCATGTGACATACTCAAACCTGACGCTAATGTTAGACAAAAGAGTCATAAGGTTGTTTATTTTCACACAGGCTATTTTTTAGGAGACACTATCCAATCAACAGTGTCACTTTCAGCAGTCTTGACCCCCAAGATCAGAGGTAGGTCACTGAGACAATAAGCACAGTGcaatttttacactgtttaaaaaagaaaaaaaaaaaaaaacgacgtGCTTACACATGCAACTGCTGATTATCACTACATTGTGATATTAAGTGTGCTTTCTGTTGCTGTAAGAGATATGTGCTATATAGacttatattttttaataatataagTTCTCTTTATGGGTTGcttgtctgcttttttttcactCTAAGAGGTGAATAAAAGTTTCTACTCAGTGCAAACGCTTACAAAACAATGTCCATGTCCTTGTAATTCATGTGATCCTTCgctttgtctctgtgtctctatTTGTGTGCCCGTGCTTCAGGTGGACTAATTCTGATAGCACGACAAGCAAGTAAGTgcttgtgtcactgtgtgtttctctttttgagCATTATTACCGCCTGGTGCAACGTGCTCCTTTGCATGGCTATCGATCACCATCACATATCACTGACTTCTACAGGCAAAATGTGTTTACTGTTAGTATTAAATATTGTTTGCTCTACAGTCTTTTGACCTCTCATGTCTCTTTTGCGGTGCAGGATGTTTGGCTTTGTGGCCAGACGGACAGGTGCTGCCACAGAGAACGTGTGTCACCTGTTTGCAGAGATGGACCCCGAACAGCCAGCTGTGGCAATTGTCAACTTTATCAACAAAGTCATGCTTGGACCACAGCTATGCAGATGAGAAAGCAGGAGCATTTCAAAATTTGGACTCTTAGGGGATCCGGGGGAGATGTTAATatgattttaacatattttccaATCAAGTGTGTATgcagtgacatttttatttgcatttgtgcAGGTGGCACCGCCGTGCTCGGCTGTATGactgtattttaaagagaatcCAGTTCAAATCACTGCTCTGTAAGATGAAGACTTATTTAGATGTCAGTTTactaaaaaagttacaaaggagTGGTCTGAAAAGCCAAAAAGCAACCCAGCTTTGGCGATCCTTGCCAAAAGAGATCGAAATAAtagtttaatttgttttgtgttggttttttttctgctatttaTAAAGAAAATCCATTTATCAAATGTATTAAAGATTCTCTACATCCGTATTCAAAGCAAAGAGGGCTCAGAAGGTCAAAACAATGTGGCAGAATGTAAGTGGCATGTTTAAGGTGTAAACTGGCATGATTTCAATTGTGATCCTAATGCAAAGTGGGAGAGAGTAAAGTAAGCGATTTAATGGAAGCAGTCGTGTATTATGATTATCTAAGGAGAAAGTGTCTTTAGATACATTTTAACTCCATCTTTACCTACATAGATGCAGCAATCAGTATTGGGTTTCCACAGTATCTTTACTAATAAAATGATTGTTCCAGTGTTAACCACAGATGTAAATGAGTattaaagtgaaaataacaAGGCTTTAAAACACATAAAGGTACATGACTACATTGCAAGGATATTTGCAGCTTCTCTACTGCTACAAGTAATAGAAAGCTTTATTTTGTGAAGCTAAAAAATGCAAGGAATTGAAATATATTGCCCTCAGATGAAATGTACAATGTCCAGAATGTTGGTAATGTCATTATAAAAAGGGCCAGTGTAGAAAAGTCTCTCCACATCACAGGTGAGCCTTGTTCCTGTTTTAGATTTTAACAAATATCCATGGAAACATATGATTCATTTGTGTCGGAGTTTCACTTTAAGCCAAAGATTTGTTGTGTAaagatattttgttgtttgttttgtttttatcttctttttgtttggtatttgtgtgttttctataAACTGAGACAGTATTTAGATGACTTAAGCacaatcattatttttcatattggatttttatgtaaaagaaGTAATATATTTTAGGCCTCTGAGGTGGTGAAAAGAACGGTGTATGTCATATTTGACAAGAAGATTAAACTCAGAAATTCAAACTATATGCGGGTATGTGTTTCATTACTTTGGGGCTTCATGTGAAATGtaactttacattttttgataGACACACGTAgctccatttttgtcattgggAAAGAATGGGTGAAGGTAGAGAAGTACGAGACATTGCAAGCGAACATTTCCCAGCTTGTTTGACTTTGTCTCACATTCTCAGCCTTTATACCTTCACCCCGAAGACACATAATCAAAGACACACCTGACATTCGGATTAAAAGGATGAGGTCCCACCGAGATTTGAACTCGGATCGCTGGATTCAAAGTCCAGAGTGCTAACCATTACACCATGGGACCTAATATGCCTGCTCGTACCAAAGATATGTACTTGTAGCTAAATGCACCAATTTTCATGACCTTGTACTAATTCTCCTGTTTATAGTCGTTTATAGTTACATACAGAATTTCTACGATCATATGTCTCACCAGACGATTTATTACTGACTTACAGAACTCGTCCGTGTTTCGGTAATGCTACTTAGCTAACTAAAGCTAACCTAGCTAACTATGATAGCTAAGATAGCTCGCTAGCGACGGATTGTGAAACCAGGAGTTGTGAGCTCGTTGTTAACATATGCGTCCTTGTAAAGGTTCACGCAATCTACCACGTTTGTCTAACAAACACATAATCAACACAAAACTAGAGAGACATGTCAATTACTTTCAACCATGTAGCCTGCTAGCTACACTTCCTTCTCGTTACCCGATTCGactttgcaaaataaaagcgctgttttcaaaacaaaagtttttcaatttaatAAGCAGCAGGGTCgccttcagattttttttcccattgggGTGGCCAGATAGAGCCACTGCAAACATTGGATTGGCACACAAAAACTATAATTACTACAGTTCAGGAAATCTGTTATACTACTGCAACATATAGGGTAGAAGTGTGTGTTAATATGAACTAAGACATCACATGCTGATTTTGTTAACTACAACTGAAGTTACTGATTATCTGCTGTGCACAGCAGGTAGAGTTACAGGTACAGGTAATATTTTGGTGGTTTTAGTGACTGCCATTCAAAATAGCTCAAGAAAAGAGATACTGGTGAGTTTAAGGGCACTGTTAAGCTAGACATCCAAAGTTAATTTATGATTTTGATCATTTAATTTCTGTCCAATGAGATCATTTATCTAGCTACAGCCACCTGTGTTGTAATAAATTGTGTTTCCATTGTTACCAGACTACCTGTTAAAGTTATTTTGGTACTGACTTTAACGATTAGCAAGATCACATTCTGTAATGCATCATTCGCATGGTGCATAATTTGCATGATACAAATTCCCTGCTGTGAAATGGCAAAATCTCCcgagttggaaaaaaaattgacaaaaaacttcagacaaaaaaataatgttctgACTTTGCAGCTTATACAGCAAAAAGTAAGGACAAGTGTACATTGTGACTTGGCTGATACTGTCTCCAAATTGGGCATAATGTATAACTAgaagtaattaatgaagttgCTGCTGTTGTGCCTAAATGTGCTcatgctttttctgtttttcagacaGTCATTTGGATCCTGCAGCTGTCTAGTCCTGCAGGAATTTAATGAACTCCGAGGAAAGGCTccaacaaacagctggaagcaacaaactaaactttggCTCCTGTTAATGCTTTGAGGAGCCAAAGTTTAGTTTGTCAACTACAGGCACAAACTGTAATGTCTATAGATGAGCACACagctaactggctgctgctATGCATTTCTGTTACAGTCATCTGATGCTGCTTTCACTTTTGATTTAGTATTTGTTGTCCTATTTAAGTGTATTTACTAAATTATTACACAGCTACATTGGCACAACCTTAATATTACTTCTTTACCAACATCCTACATTGACTGCTGAAGCTGGATCAcaacattttgacttgtttttgctGATTGCATTATGAGCAGGAAACAAGACAATCCTTTAGAACGTATACTCTCCTAAAAGCAACAAGGAGAGTCCCTATAAATGCTTGGTAAAGTCATTTGAACAAGAAATCAAAATTTCAAAGGCCTCAGCAGCCACTTACTAGGTGCATTTGAGCAATCACAGCTGCCTCAGAGAAGCTTGTGATGGTGTGAATGGGGCTGCTGGTTTTGTACACGACATACAGCCAAGACACAGAAATTACTATTAGGTGTCCCAAAGCAcctgataattaaacatttattagaGTATTATCAAAACCCAGTTGCTTACCACGTTTTCAACCAAACTCCACCCTCGAAATCTGATCCAACTATGTTGAGAGGTATGAGTTGGAGTTAATTTCCTTGCGTAATATACTTTGATATTGTAAGACGttaatgttttttcattattcctTTGTTGCTTAGAAACATCAAAGGCTCCGCTTTGGTGTAATTGCTTGGAACCAGCTCAACTGGCTGCACAGAAGTACATTTTATTGGAAGGCTCTGTGGGATTTATTGCTGGCTATAGTGCTGGGTAACTTTGAAACAATCCAACACTGTATGATTTACCACAGTTATACCACAGGGGCCCACGTGTGAACATACAGTAATGTGTGATGAGTGGCCATgccctccctcatcctcccagAAGAGGGAACTAGAGGAACTTTAATAGACTGCGCCCGTCCTCtaaagcagtgtttctcaactggtgggtcgcgagcctttttctaaaaagagagaaaaataaagataatccaatttagtggcgagtcattgtagttcccctccgcacccgcagggggtcgtcgtgtcagcagcgaccggtgaggacactcgtattactgtagaagaaactgcatgttttcatagcaacagcagcatggctaaacgcaagtacgacagcgagtacattaaatatggattttcctacatcgaagacaaaggagtccaaaagcacgcatctgaataaacttttcgagcggtttagcgactactttcccgataaacaacccgaggacgactgggtgcgcgacccgtttggaataaacatggaaagcatcacgttgcctagcagcgatgaatgtcagctggtggagctatcatgtgaccgcactctcagaaagaaattcacagaggtaagcctttcccagttctggtgcaacgatgtgatgagagagtatccctccattgctagtcgagctgtaaaaatcctcctaccattcagcaccacatacctctgtgaatgtggcttctcagctcttgttcagctgaaaacaaaataccgaaataaactgaacattgagcatgacctcagagttgctttatcatgcatacagccagattttgagactcttgtaaaggccaaaaagcatcctcagctaagccgttagaacttcatgtagttctgcagtacttttattgtgacttgtgacttttgtttatttgtaagtgcttaaaaacacacttttctttcaatattgcacactattttttccccaaatattggctttcaaatatagttaagccctttgaaaaatgttttattgtgtttacattttgagattgatcagaacattaagcatttcttcactttaataatttgttgaatgcacttcatcagttttcatgttttggactcttttgcacatatttctatacatagtttctccagctacaacagcaatgttgcagacttgtgcagtattatgagaagctactggttttgttgacttgcactttttttgtagaaaaaaaaatgcacttttatatatcctgagaactacttgaggctattgttctacttgtttcaaagtcctcagtacttgaattagtattgctgcttgatttttttaaagataaagataaagttctttatttctccccactccaggggaaatttacattgttacagcagctttatttacaatatatacaagggtggattttgagttgttgtgaagtacttgagttcaggtttaaaagttttgtcttcgaacgctcaatcaataaattgttgatttttggagaaatattgtttgggtcacgacttgtcatttcagttttatggtgggtcccaggcccagaccagttgagaaccactgctctaaaGCAGTCAGATTTCCCTATTGTAGCTCCTGGcgagcatctggaggagaacagtAGAGCCATGGTGTGAGGTTTTAGATTTCTCTGTCTGTGAATAAAAGCCTCACAGTGTCGTTACATCTGAGAAACTGGATCGTGTAACAACTGAAATACCTGTTTTCAATAAGTCgtgttatttttgtgctttCTAAAGTCTAAGATCTGTAGGGGTCCAGGAACAGATTCCACCCCCTCTTGGTTACTTCTgaggaattaaaaaaagaaaaataacctttggttttttaagtaaatattttgaaGAAGACAAAGGAATCCCAACAATGCTCAAGACTTGGTGCAACACAGAACTTTGAAGACAAGAAAGAGATGTCTGTTTGTCTGCGTAAATCTCACAgcctgtgcatgtatgtgttttgtttatCGTACCCgtacatacaaaaaaatatgtgagaaattgtccaaaaaaaaatctcaatgcAGGCAGTGAAGGGAGGATGGAAGCAAGTTATGTTTGGTTATGAATTTAACAGTCTGATGGCAGCGAGGACGGCGCTGCCCTGAGCCTGACAGCCCTGGAAATGCTATTCTGGTAATGTTTTCCAGAAGTCAAAAGACTGCAAAGTTTGCGGTGGGGATGAGCATGGTCCTGCATAATTTCATGGGTCTCCTTCAAGCATCTCCAGTGGTGAATGTCCTGGAGAGCTGGTCTTTTTATTGCCTGTGAGAAATTATGCTGTTTACATCACCTGCTGTATAGCTTTACAGTCCCGGGCAGCGCAGCTTGGACGCCACacagtgatgcagctgctgCGGTTACTCTCAGTCCATGTAAACTCGGCACATGTTAATGGAGGATGTTTGGAGCCATGTTGAATTCCCATCAGCAATACTGACCCAAAGGAGCTAAAAACCGCTGACTCTCTCCACTTTAGGCATATTGATCAGAGtgtttcctccttctccttgttACTTCCTGAAGCTCACCATCATCCTATTTATGTGGTCTGGTCACTGCGTTAAAGGATTCTGCTTTCTGTGGAGACTTAACACTGGCCATGGTTATATTTATACACACACGAAACCAGGTTTATGAAAGGCATGGAAAGAAatcatcttaaaaaaaaaaaaaaagcctacaTACTTGTAGCTggcaaaaaaatggattttcccataaaactgacattttttttaaccaagacTTTTTTgcgcatttttaacatttaatgctTTGTAGGAAAACCTGTCATTCTTTACTTTGCACATGTGCCAGAATTTTACAAACATCCTGCTAGATGGTATTTAAGAAATCAGGCCACTtctaaaatgcagaaataatcaGACAATCTTTCTTTTACCTCCATGAAAACACTGTAAGTGACTATGCTGATAGCTGTGGTGTTGCTCCAAAGTGATAAAAGTGAGGCCCTGCTGCGCCACTCAGTTAAGTGTGATCAGCTTTTAACATGCAGTGTTGGATGTTTGGAGTGCTGAGAATAAGAGTGGAGGAAGTGCCCATCTTCACCACCAGTGGCCTGCCTGTCAGCAAGTCCAGGATTCAGTTGCTCGCAGTGGTGCTTGGACGTGCTCCCCGAGGGTGAATGGAATTATAATGAATGGTGCGTCGTAATCAACAACATTCTCAAACACTTCATATTCCTCTTGTCCAAGTGAGACTGAGTAGTGTGGGGTTAAGATGAGGCATCCTCAGTTGATCTAATGCTAAATGCAAAGTGCAGACTGTCTTGCCTGGGGGAAGCGGCTCTGTGAGGGTTTTGAGAGGCTGCCTGAGGCATCTCATGATGACAGATGTAAGTGGAACAGGGAGGCAGTCCCTCAGGCAGGATATCCTGAGTTTCATAGACATAGCATAGATGCAGGTTGCATTGCACTAAAGCATTACAAAAAAAGGAGTAGTCAAAGATTCAGTGTATCCACCAGGACATCTGCCAGCTGAT encodes the following:
- the LOC111565890 gene encoding tensin-2 isoform X3, with product MGCIHSTSTGRIKKPDTGTGGIPIKADPELHPEILQLAELAKSGSHSFTVKSFKRKRICDVCKQNIDNPAAFCKECKVAVHKACEAKVTPTCTSTPDLQSSTKSQKKRGSLPRSKSVEQVMEHVMEHHYNFDLTYITERIISVFFLPDLDEQRYRRNLQEVASMLKSKHQDKFLLLNLSEKRHDITRLNPKVQDYGWPDLHAPPLDRICAVCKAMETWLTSDPNNVVVLHCKGNKGKTGVIVAAYMHYSKISAGADQALTTLAMRKFCEDKVSSSLQPSQNRYIYYFGGLLSGTIKMNSSPLFLHQILIPSLPNFQAGGGYYPFLKIYQSLQLVYTSGVYDPQSSRARKLCVTMEPALLLKGDIMVKCYHRRSRAAEREVVFRVQFHTCTVHGAQLWFGKTELDLAGTDDRFPPDATVEFIFSTGPEKMKGREYRKNDASIKVDYNTSDPVVRWDSYENFNLHHQDSMENISHTRGPLDGSLYAQVKKRRGPGATASAASPNGCLTSSPTVKPQAPTQPQPLTYSPNSSCSSVPSDRPGDTSPSMDCPEKDNIDSPLRRGDGEDRAKEKARGKERDRETAILDDGDPSSPGGLRREQSCCSRASMKCVDVGWERDRELCLSNGHCLGRCNSIKNHPKSQTLPALPSKSVSPPPLSAHMELCHRHSAHPLPELPWERSPPPPPSLPCLHRPCYPYPTHEHPHSHTLPASNRLYTGEECHLFHYSSHGPGSHLSPHQSQPSSPYREMFFGSPKPSSGCHCQDCSSRRELQSVRTFHPLHPDQAENPHWSQGAGVQRTREAPPLWETENPWEMTREAEFWQCKPAMPAFRLCHSTLDQVPNPEQPRLALAPHQNYPIPHSLLDVRDGASSGYHTPPQPRHSCPCSPYQSSPAESHESRGYASGYSGSASPLPASSPSPGRGRLPETPSGPRDQAHTEHLKVEKAKTDTEDDKVSQGSESKSDSNCQSSTPGLDSDHDYTLIGSSSPTHTEDSVTADSRPQSQETSTQLESNSKTITPVPTEAQTQTPTVSINLTQPSSESSQSWSPDPKVGAAKVTGSADGSNQSRASNYATVIITPVQVQLNGSALPTDSPSDCSRSVSVNPSTSLTSSPSTTSPNSPVGSPELQASPQRSASATDVAGQRLTPDRDSSADTKPPSPVPDGYHTPNFPLASYYYSLLNVPHVPYTGYTAVTIPAIQPPLPEKKRFSSTAGSLNGHNSLLRASSAPSPTHHVSFSPAVGEQRRGSAQQSSREEENIRVNAKFVQDSSKYWYKPGISRDQAIAVLKDKEPGTFLIRDSNSFQGAYGLALKVATPPPNANIAGSKGDPLEQLVRHFLIETGPRGVKIKGCQNESYFGSLSALVYQHSITPISLPCALRIPEKDLVGELQEMQSATNTSTAADLLKQGAACNVLYLNSVETESLTGPEAVSKATKCTLALNPRPVATVVHFKVSSQGITLTDSKRRLFFRRHYPINSVTFSSLDPQDQRMFGFVARRTGAATENVCHLFAEMDPEQPAVAIVNFINKVMLGPQLCR